One region of Wyeomyia smithii strain HCP4-BCI-WySm-NY-G18 chromosome 3, ASM2978416v1, whole genome shotgun sequence genomic DNA includes:
- the LOC129727327 gene encoding uncharacterized protein LOC129727327 has translation MTSLQLDNISPMFNGATLNDIISDYGGHNCTSWHFEDSGLGKGDCYLSEVYRMRVVDDTSRKDDDKPLEVKLVIKTIPKNVGRRKTFRSADFFRNEINFYNIVMKEFYKFQEEKQPNNPFDESSKCLGAFTDGVHDFIAMEDLNQFGYGSVRRQDGVALPECMLCMQTLGRFHALSLAMKDQRPDKFHLLVKSIEETYYAQIHKPWYNNFLQTQISIAKDAVSQEYGGTELEEKVNKFFDCDFYDKMVYLTHTRNQNSVINHGDCWIPNFLFRYDENGAPVSNKMIDFQLARYSSPALDISFFMYSCTTQKLREEHYEDLLKTYHDSLSDMLRNLGSNPDELFSYSDLQKELREFARFGVGMGIESIPFSLLDENEVSDLDQIQGEEAVPIENVWVLKKITSKEGRRRLTDMFKHALSCGYLD, from the exons ATGACATCGTTACAATTGGATAACATCTCGCCAATGTTTAATGGTGCCACGTTGAACGACATTATAAGCGATTATGGTGGTCACAATTGCACATCGTGGCATTTCGAAGACAGCGGCTTAGGTAAGGGAGATTGCTACTTGAGCGAGGTTTACCGGATGCGGGTGGTGGACGACACGAGCCGAAAGGATGACGACAAACCTCTCGAGGTGAAATTGGTTATCAAAACTATACCGAAAAATGTCGGAAGAAGGAAAACTTTCCGATCAGCGGATTTTTTTcgcaatgaaatcaatttttataacatcgTGATGAAAGAGTTCTATAAGTTCCAAGAGGAAAAACAGCCGAACAATCCATTTGATGAAAGCAGCAA ATGTTTGGGGGCGTTTACCGATGGAGTCCATGATTTTATTGCTATGGAGGATTTGAATCAGTTCGGATATGGATCAGTCAGAAG ACAGGACGGCGTGGCACTACCGGAATGCATGCTATGTATGCAGACACTTGGTCGTTTCCATGCTCTGTCGTTGGCGATGAAGGATCAACGACCGGACAAGTTTCATCTATTGGTAAAAAGCATCGAGGAAACATATTACGCACAGATCCACAAGCCGTGGTACAACAATTTCTTGCAAACGCAGATAAGCATCGCGAAAGACGCTGTCAGCCAGGAATACGGCGGCACAGAGCTCGAAGAAAAAGTTAACAAGTTTTTCGACTGTGATTTCTACGACAAAATGGTATATTTGACACACACGCGAAATCAAAACTCTGTTATAAACCACGGCGATTGTTGGATTCCTAATTTTTTGTTCCGCTACGATGAAAACGGAGCTCCGGTTTCTAACAAAATGATTGACTTTCAGCTCGCCAGATATTCGTCGCCTGCGCTTGATATTTCCTTTTTCATGTATTCTTGTACCACCCAAAAGCTGCGGGAGGAACATTACGAAGATTTGCTTAAAACTTATCACGACAGCTTATCTGATATGTTACGCAATTTAGGATCAAACCCGGACGAACTATTTTCGTACTCCGATCTGCAGAAGGAGCTGCGCGAGTTTGCTCGTTTTGGCGTTGGCATGGGCATAGAATCAATTCCGTTTTCATTATTGGACGAAAACGAAGTTTCAGATTTAGATCAAATACAGGGAGAAGAGGCTGTGCCGATAGAGAATGTTTGGGTTCTGAAAAAGATTACCTCGAAGGAAGGGCGTCGTCGATTAACCGACATGTTCAAGCATGCTTTATCGTGCGGATATTTGGACTAA